The genomic segment TGATAGTGCAACTGTCCCATAATTATTGTCTGTAAAAGTACAATTGCAAAATTTCAGCtctgcatttattttcttctgcCAAAAGTGTGTCTACTCAAGCACAGTAGTGGTTGCTAATGGCTTTTAACAAATGTAATTTTGAATTCCAGAGTATAGAATATGCATTCTCTACAGTTATTTCCAATTAGGAAATAACCTCCATACTGCATGCAAACAACTATATCTCTTCTAAAGCTTTTCTCCCAACTGTTTGCCTAACATAAACAGCTCTTTAAATGCTAAGGCAGGATTTACACACCTCCACATTTCACATGCCACATTTCAGACAGATACTGAAATTTCCAACGTTTCATCTGAGTACACCAGTCAGATTTCGTTTTAGTGATATTGTCGTTCATTTACAGTCTATCTacgaagatttttttaaaatgctttcctcTAGATAGAGTTTCTCAAGCATCTCAGGCATCCATACAAAAATTTGTGAGGCCAGTGGTTATTTGTCAAGTTTGTTCCCAAACAACATAGAAATTTGTCCACTCTTAAAGATActttcttggtgtgtgtgtttttaaaagaaaactggaagggggggggaacgctGTACATTTTTAATGCTTCTGAGAATAATGCCTATGGGAAATACAACTGTCCTCCACAAAAGGCAGAGTTAGTGTTAATATTATATACATTTTGGACATGTATTTCAAGAGAAAAGTACCAAAAATGATAAGCAGGAATCATTTGCttattttaagacacaaaaaaaTGTAGTTTCACCTTTTTTTCATCATCCATTTAAAAAGGAATTCAGGTGTCACTGAATCTATCAGTATATACCaaatataaaattttatattGACAGGATCAAGGTCTTCATTTACCcaacaagttaaaataaatgaaagggtGCTATTACATCTAAATTTCAACAGAGATAGGTGATATTTGTATGCTAGTTAAAAATAGACTTTTAAAACTGGACATAAAAATATGCACTTTATCTCAATATTACAGTGTATTCATGTttgtatatatagatatatttattcacaaaccaCAATGCAAACAGAAGGCAGCCTAGTATTAATTTTAGTAGAAAACCTTTAGCATTGTTttaaagaatggatgcttttcagCAGACTTACTGCAACTACTGCACAATATTATGGGGAAGGTCATGCAAAAATTGGAAACTTTTAAATTGTCATTGATATCAAAAGGAAAAGTGTCAAATCTGATCAGGAGGATTTATAGATGAAGggaaatatatttaaagaaaaagtagCATATACAACCAAATTAATAGGCCCCTTTCACTGCTGTATTTAAAGTCAGGCTGTTTCACTAAGATTTCATTTATGATGAGgcagtttaaaaagttaaaaagcaCAATTTATATGCTTTCAATCCACCTTGCAAATACAGGGCATTCCAGTACTTTTCAAAGCATGTATTATTTTCATTTGCACAGAATGTAGGGTCCAAAACACATGAAATGGAAGAACTTCTAATTTTCCCCTCTCTCAAGACACACACATAATGgcatgtataaaataaaatacaaaaccacAGTTATTTGCATTCCTAATAAACTTGGTTGATGCATTCCCTGtatattcttttcttcctttattaATTTAAGAGGTGTATTACACAGGATTATGTCTTTAGTGAGTTTCAAtctgctttccctttccccactcCCTACAAATAGATTTTTGGGTCTTTTGTTCTAGCTGCAACGTCTCACATGTTCCAGTACATACTCAGGAAAATGTAGGCTAcaaacttgtaaaccatccagttTGCAGGGCATTCTTGGGTATTCATCTTCTTTCCATTTATTATCTTCAGGATCAAAAGTGAGGATTGAATCACTGTAGTGACCATTATAACAAAGGCCCCCAAGAACCATTATCTGTTTGTCCAACACAGCCACACCGTGACCACTTCTACCAATTGGCATGGAAGCCAAAATAGTCCACTGATCAGTATCTGGATCATAAACTTCAGTGGAAGGGCACCCCTGAGACTCAAAAGAGGCCCTAAGGATGACACAGACACCTCCAAAAACATAAAGCTTCCCATTGTAAGAAATCATCTTGTGAAAGCATCTTGCATaattcattttgcatttgttttcccAACAATTAGTGACCACTTGAGTCCTCCTTGTTCGCTGCTCCACAGTCCCTTCTTTACTGGGGTCAAACACACATACCTGCTTTGATGTGGATGATGATGTTATTCCACCAGTGATATACAACTTGTTACCAAGAACAGTTCCTTCATGACCATATTTATTGACTGGGTAGGGGTCCACAAATTCCCATTTATCGTCTGTGATATCATATCGTTCAGTTGAATAAAACGTTTCATCTCTTGTCCTCCCTGCCACTGCATAAATGTACCTTCCAATAACACCAACCGCAAATTCTGACCGTGGTACAGACATATCTGCCATTCGCAACCAAGAATTTTGTCTTGGATCATATCTGAACACTTTGGAGGAGGCATGAAATTCACCATCTGGTCCCAACTCTTCCCCACCCAATAAGAATACAAAGTTATTAACAATAGCAAGGCAGTCTGGTCGTAAAGGTACTTGTGGGCCTTCTAGCTCCCACCAGACCCTTGGCTTGTGTAGGAGAAGAATTTTACTATTTACCATGCTGTGTCCTATCATTCCTCTAAATACTGCAGTCTGGGGTTTGGCAGAACGAATGCGATTTGATTTCGTTTCCATCAAGGGCTGCTGGTGTACACTATGGAAGTAATTCATAGCTTGATCCACCTCATGCCGTAACTGCCGGGAGTAACGATAAAATTCCGATGTTTTCACCTAAGGACAGAGCAAAATACGTCTGTGTTGACCAAGGACAATATAGGAGAGAAATCCTTCTCAAACAATACCACTTCATTTTACTCTGTTAAACCCTGAAGAATAGCTGTAGCTTAATTTCAGCAACTAAGAGTGCTTCCAGTCCAGCCAAGCCCATCAAATCTCACCTAAATTTTGTTCTCTATGTCACTTTTTCATCTACTTAATTTCAGCAACTACTGAAATGACAATTATTGCATTCAACTGCCCCTCACAGAACTTTTTAGCAATGAATTTGAAATGTCTggcagaaataataaaaacagcctTACCAAACCTAGTGCCCTTGAGATGAGCTGGACTATAATTCTTACAATCCCATAGTCAGCATGGCCCAATACATCTGGGGGCACCAGGGTAGGGAATACTTGATCAAACAGATCATATATTTTCAAAGACTTTTTTGTGTATGGAACTCAGCCAAGGTTTAAAAGAATTCCAAAAAATACCAAGACAATCTGCTCGGAACAGTTACAGAATAACTGTTCCAGAATatggatcttttaaaaattatttc from the Pogona vitticeps strain Pit_001003342236 chromosome 3, PviZW2.1, whole genome shotgun sequence genome contains:
- the KLHL15 gene encoding kelch-like protein 15 isoform X1, with the translated sequence MAGDVEGFSSSIHDTSVSAGFRTLYEEGLLLDVTLVIEDHQFQAHKALLATQSDYFRIMFTADMRERDQDKIHLKGLTATGFSHVLQFMYYGTIELSMTTVHEILQAAMYVQLIEVVKFCCSFLLAKICLENCAEIMRLLDDFGVNIEGVREKLDSFLLENFVPLMARPDFLSYLSFEKLMTYLDNDHLSRFPEIELYEAVQAWLRHDRRRWRHTDTIIQNIRFCLMTPSSVFEKVKTSEFYRYSRQLRHEVDQAMNYFHSVHQQPLMETKSNRIRSAKPQTAVFRGMIGHSMVNSKILLLHKPRVWWELEGPQVPLRPDCLAIVNNFVFLLGGEELGPDGEFHASSKVFRYDPRQNSWLRMADMSVPRSEFAVGVIGRYIYAVAGRTRDETFYSTERYDITDDKWEFVDPYPVNKYGHEGTVLGNKLYITGGITSSSTSKQVCVFDPSKEGTVEQRTRRTQVVTNCWENKCKMNYARCFHKMISYNGKLYVFGGVCVILRASFESQGCPSTEVYDPDTDQWTILASMPIGRSGHGVAVLDKQIMVLGGLCYNGHYSDSILTFDPEDNKWKEDEYPRMPCKLDGLQVCSLHFPEYVLEHVRRCS